Within the Chrysiogenia bacterium genome, the region GCCTGTTCCAGGGCCGGGGTTTCGAGCTCTCTCCGGCGCCGCGCAGCTCGACTACCCAGACGTCGTAGCCGTTGCGGTGGAGGAACTTGGCCAGGGATTTCTCGCGCCCGTAGTCCAGGTCGTAGCGGTTCGATCCCAGGCCGTGGCAGAGGAAAACCGGGTGCTTGCGGGTGTTGCGGGCATAGTTGTGCAGGGCGACTTTCCAGCCGTCCCGGGTTTTGACGTGGTGCGTCTCGGCACGTGGGGTCTCGGGCATCGGGTCTCTTCCCTCCGGGCGGGCCCGGATGGCCCGTATCTTAGTGGAGCGGGCCGTCCCATGCTTGTAATCCCTGCCACAGGCGGCGAAAAGCGCTGCGGGCTCGCGGACCCGGCAGGCGGGCGGCAGGGCGCCCCCGGATCGGGAAAAATGAAACGATTTTAACTGGTTAAGGCGCTCTACCAGTTGACTACTTCGCGCCGGCGGCCCTAATTTTAATGAAAGCGATTGCAGGAAACCCCTGCGAAGCATCCGGGTGGGGGCATCCGGAGCCCCCGGCCAGTGCCGGGCAGCCCGGAATGCCAAGGAGCATGCAGGATTCATGAGAATTCTCGTCGTCGAGGACGAAAAGAAAGTCGCCAGCTTCATCAAGAAGGGGCTCACCGAAGAATCCTACGCCGTGGACGTCGCCAACGACGGCACGGAGGGCTTCGACCTGGCCAGCACCACGACCTACGACCTGCTGGTGCTCGACCTGATGCTGCCAGGCATGGACGGCTTCCAGATCATCGAAAAGCTGCGGGCCCAAAGCAACGACACGCCGATTCTGATTCTCACCGCCCGCGACCAGATCGACGACCGCGTGCGCGGGCTCGATCTGGGTGCCGATGATTACCTGGCAAAGCCCTTCGCCTTTACCGAGCTCCTTGCCCGCGTGCGCGCGCTGCTTCGCCGCGCCGGCGGCCAGCGCGCGGCCACGCTCAAGGTGGGCGAGCTCTCGCTCGATCCGGTTACGCGCGAGGTGCGACGCGGCGAACGCAAGATCGACCTGACCGCCAAGGAATACGCACTGCTCGAATTCTTCATGCGCAACAAGGAAAAGATCCTCACGCGCACGATCATCAGCGAGCACGTCTGGGACATCAACTTCGATTCGATGACCAACATTGTCGATGTCTACGTCAACCACCTGCGCAACAAGCTCGAAGAGACTCCCGAAGAGGCGCGCCTGATTCACACCGTTCGCGGCGTAGGGTACGTGATGCGCGAAGATGCCCCGTAACCGAGACTCCAGAGAGCTGACGATCCGGCAGCGGTTGATCGTCTGGTATATGAGCCTGCTGCTGGTGGCCCTTTCGGGGTTCTCGGGAATCCTTTACGCCCTGCTAAAAAACTCGCTCTATTCGAGCGCCGATGCGGCGCTTCGCTCGGCGGCGGTGAATGTCGCGCGCCTGAACCTGCAGGGAAGCCCCGGCCTGTGGCCGTTGACCAGCCAGCGCGATCTGATGGAGCGCATGCTCGGCATGCGCGGCGTCGACAAATACGTGCAAGTCATCGACATCACCGGCCTGCGCGCGCCCGAGTGGTTAGAGCGCAAGAAGGACGACTTCCCGCTCTCGCAGCTTGCGCTGCGCAACGCGGTGCAGGGCAAGCTGACTTACGAGAGCTTCCGCTTTCTTGGCCCCGAACCCGTGCGCGTCATCACCATGCCGGTGATTGCGGGCGGGCGCTTTACCGGCAACCTCGTGCAGGTGGGCGCTTCGCTCGAGAGCGTCGAGCAGTCCCTGGCCAAGCTGGCGTTTACGCTGATGCTGGCGCTGCCGGGCGTCTTGCTGCTGGCCAGCGTGGGCGGGTGGTTCCTGGCCAACCAGGCTTTGAAGCCCGTTGACCGCATCACCCGCACCGCGCGGCAGATCGGCGCGGAGAACCTGAGTGAGCGGCTCGAAGAGCCCGGGACAGACGACGA harbors:
- a CDS encoding response regulator transcription factor, whose protein sequence is MRILVVEDEKKVASFIKKGLTEESYAVDVANDGTEGFDLASTTTYDLLVLDLMLPGMDGFQIIEKLRAQSNDTPILILTARDQIDDRVRGLDLGADDYLAKPFAFTELLARVRALLRRAGGQRAATLKVGELSLDPVTREVRRGERKIDLTAKEYALLEFFMRNKEKILTRTIISEHVWDINFDSMTNIVDVYVNHLRNKLEETPEEARLIHTVRGVGYVMREDAP